A region of Maridesulfovibrio sp. DNA encodes the following proteins:
- a CDS encoding TRAP transporter large permease: MTPVIILIALLMLVCGFEMLLVLGIPAFLTKTFLFPRIPDPVLIQKLVGGINFSTLLAIPFFIFAAELMASGQIAKRLTDLIKFFTGHRLGGIGHTTICGSMAFGSVSGSAPATVAAMGKLMYPELRKTGFSEKFSLGLIVSSAETALLIPPSITLIIYGWMTGTSITGLFIGGLGVGITLGLAFGGLVIFESLRKGVGRGKKASEPFFTVFKSAAWALGLPVIILGGIYSGLFTPTEAAAISVVYAIIIEAFIYKNLSFSRLIKITEQAAISTTIIFILLAMGSVLSYFVTLAQVPVLITNFLTAIDAGPITFLMIVNIAFFLAGMFIDPNSALLILVPPLYPVALSMGVDPIHFGQIVCLNICIGMITPPFGLDIFVASSTLEKPVMSIINGVWPFLFINILVLILVTYVPGLATFLPSLIAP, encoded by the coding sequence ATGACTCCCGTAATTATACTCATCGCCCTTTTAATGCTCGTCTGTGGTTTTGAAATGCTTCTGGTACTTGGTATACCGGCATTCCTCACCAAAACTTTCTTGTTTCCCCGTATTCCGGATCCGGTTCTGATCCAGAAGCTTGTAGGCGGCATCAACTTTTCCACCCTGCTGGCAATCCCCTTTTTCATTTTTGCCGCAGAACTTATGGCTTCCGGCCAGATTGCCAAACGCCTCACCGACTTGATCAAATTTTTCACCGGTCACCGTCTCGGCGGCATCGGCCACACTACAATTTGCGGTTCCATGGCCTTCGGTTCCGTTTCCGGCTCTGCCCCGGCAACAGTGGCTGCCATGGGCAAGCTTATGTATCCGGAACTGCGTAAAACCGGATTCAGCGAAAAATTCAGCCTCGGCCTGATTGTTTCAAGCGCTGAAACCGCCCTGCTCATCCCGCCCAGTATAACCCTGATCATCTATGGCTGGATGACCGGGACATCCATCACCGGGCTGTTCATCGGAGGTCTGGGAGTCGGAATAACACTCGGACTGGCTTTTGGCGGTCTGGTAATCTTTGAATCCCTGCGCAAAGGCGTCGGTCGCGGGAAAAAAGCCAGCGAGCCTTTTTTCACCGTATTCAAATCAGCTGCGTGGGCACTGGGACTTCCGGTCATTATTCTCGGCGGTATCTACTCCGGACTGTTCACCCCTACAGAAGCGGCCGCGATATCTGTAGTTTACGCGATTATTATCGAAGCTTTCATATACAAGAACCTGTCATTCTCCAGATTGATCAAAATCACCGAACAGGCTGCTATTTCCACCACCATCATTTTCATCCTGCTGGCTATGGGCAGCGTTCTTTCCTACTTTGTAACCCTTGCTCAGGTTCCTGTACTTATCACAAACTTTTTAACTGCAATTGATGCAGGACCGATCACTTTTCTGATGATTGTCAATATTGCATTTTTCCTTGCAGGAATGTTCATTGATCCTAACTCGGCTCTGTTGATTCTCGTGCCGCCTCTTTATCCGGTAGCACTTTCCATGGGTGTTGATCCAATCCACTTCGGTCAGATAGTTTGCCTTAACATCTGCATCGGCATGATCACCCCGCCCTTCGGGCTGGACATTTTCGTAGCCTCCTCCACACTTGAAAAGCCGGTTATGTCCATCATCAATGGAGTCTGGCCGTTCCTGTTCATCAATATTCTGGTCCTCATTCTGGTCACCTATGTCCCCGGTCTGGCAACATTCCTGCCCAGCCTCATTGCTCCCTAA
- the aepX gene encoding phosphoenolpyruvate mutase, translated as MKVYVGMSADLIHPGHMNILNIAASYGEVVVGLLTDKAIASYKRLPFMTYEQREMVINNIKGVTEVIPQHTLDYVENLEKVRPDYVVHGDDWKTGPQKQTRERVIATIAQWGGELIEPEYTKGISSTQLNGMLKEIGVSPVTRQQRLKRLLANKTIVRTLEAHSGLSGLIVENANVKKDGRVVEFDAIWESSLTDSTMKGKPDIEAVDTTSRLQTINEIFEVTTKPMIYDGDTGGKPEHLAFTVRSLERLGVSAIVIEDKVGLKKNSLFGTEVEQYQASIEDFCHKIEVGKKSQVGKDFMIFARIESLIFNKPVDDAIERATAYLGAGADGVMIHTKSKSEKDIIEFCRRYQELGHTAPIIAVPSSYNQVYEQQLIDAGVKIVIYANHLLRAAYPAMMDVARTILKNERSFECNDTCMSIKEILELIPGTK; from the coding sequence ATGAAAGTTTACGTAGGAATGAGTGCAGACCTTATTCATCCCGGCCACATGAACATCCTCAATATTGCAGCATCGTATGGGGAAGTTGTTGTCGGACTACTGACAGATAAGGCTATTGCAAGTTACAAACGACTCCCGTTCATGACCTACGAACAACGGGAAATGGTCATAAATAACATCAAGGGTGTTACCGAAGTCATACCGCAGCATACTCTTGATTACGTTGAAAATCTTGAAAAAGTCCGCCCTGATTACGTTGTTCACGGCGATGACTGGAAAACAGGACCGCAAAAGCAGACCAGGGAAAGAGTTATCGCTACTATCGCCCAATGGGGTGGAGAACTTATTGAACCCGAGTACACGAAAGGGATCAGTTCCACCCAGTTAAACGGCATGCTCAAAGAAATCGGGGTTTCACCTGTAACACGCCAGCAAAGGCTCAAAAGACTTCTGGCGAACAAAACAATTGTCCGCACCCTTGAAGCACACAGCGGACTCAGCGGCCTGATAGTTGAAAACGCAAATGTAAAAAAGGACGGACGCGTAGTAGAATTCGACGCCATCTGGGAAAGCAGCCTGACGGACTCAACAATGAAGGGCAAACCCGACATTGAAGCGGTGGACACAACTTCACGGCTGCAAACCATAAATGAAATTTTCGAAGTCACCACAAAACCCATGATTTACGACGGAGACACTGGCGGCAAACCGGAACATCTGGCATTTACCGTTCGTTCGCTTGAGAGGCTTGGAGTTTCTGCAATTGTTATTGAAGACAAAGTTGGCCTGAAAAAAAACTCACTGTTCGGAACAGAAGTTGAACAGTATCAAGCATCCATTGAAGATTTCTGCCATAAAATCGAGGTCGGGAAGAAAAGTCAGGTCGGTAAGGATTTTATGATTTTTGCCCGAATTGAGAGCCTTATTTTCAACAAGCCTGTAGATGACGCCATTGAAAGGGCCACCGCTTATCTGGGGGCCGGTGCCGACGGCGTAATGATCCACACCAAGAGCAAATCAGAAAAAGATATCATTGAATTCTGCCGGCGCTATCAGGAACTTGGTCATACAGCTCCCATTATTGCTGTCCCTTCCAGCTACAATCAGGTTTACGAACAGCAGCTAATTGATGCTGGAGTAAAAATTGTTATTTATGCCAACCACCTGTTGCGTGCCGCATACCCTGCCATGATGGATGTTGCCCGGACCATACTTAAAAACGAACGATCTTTCGAGTGCAACGACACCTGCATGAGCATCAAAGAAATTCTCGAACTCATACCCGGAACAAAATAA
- a CDS encoding phenylpyruvate tautomerase MIF-related protein — MPYVRVETNVEISDDDFVADLSKLTAGNVGKPEGFVMVAVHDGLKMGFGGKTDPCALLSFKSLGLQPEQCKDLSATLCKFMEDKAGISADRIYIEFADHERMMFGWNGGTFG; from the coding sequence ATGCCTTACGTGAGAGTAGAAACAAACGTTGAAATTTCGGATGATGATTTTGTGGCAGACCTTTCAAAATTGACTGCCGGCAATGTCGGCAAGCCTGAAGGGTTCGTCATGGTTGCTGTGCATGACGGATTGAAGATGGGGTTCGGCGGCAAGACAGATCCATGTGCTTTGCTCAGCTTTAAGAGTCTTGGCCTGCAGCCGGAGCAGTGTAAGGACCTTTCCGCTACCCTGTGTAAATTTATGGAGGATAAAGCCGGAATTTCAGCAGATCGGATTTATATTGAGTTTGCCGATCATGAAAGGATGATGTTCGGCTGGAATGGCGGTACTTTTGGTTAA
- a CDS encoding helix-turn-helix transcriptional regulator: MSELSPKEIGQRLKAFRLGSKYSTEEIASKIGISRAALYRYEKGDPPKLEALESIAELFGVSLPSLMGVGVEYISSAISFFERMRQNEAESEQLSVMFGLVSYLLTTDEFDEYLEISIKEGLPEELQNDPDTLQHISDVLAVLKERKKGYKQRRPSMVNLASATTLEQFLRSGFVGTFDLPDRVLQERREVARREVENVIKLLEEQPIGVQIGLLVDSVPSTHFQIFRQSERSTLCLSPYKLSHFPNVRLGVGMLTSAPEALELHQQMITELWGPALKGGRAADYLRKMMEDCK, encoded by the coding sequence ATGAGTGAACTCAGTCCTAAAGAAATAGGTCAGCGCCTGAAGGCTTTCAGGCTGGGAAGTAAATACAGCACCGAAGAGATTGCGAGCAAGATCGGGATATCAAGGGCTGCTTTATACAGATATGAAAAAGGTGATCCCCCTAAATTGGAAGCTCTGGAATCCATTGCTGAGTTGTTCGGGGTTTCCCTGCCCTCATTAATGGGGGTTGGGGTGGAGTACATATCTTCTGCCATCAGTTTTTTCGAGCGCATGCGTCAGAATGAGGCTGAATCCGAGCAGTTGTCGGTTATGTTCGGGCTGGTTTCGTATTTGCTGACTACGGATGAATTTGACGAATACCTTGAAATATCCATTAAAGAAGGTTTGCCAGAAGAATTGCAGAATGATCCTGATACGCTGCAGCACATATCTGATGTTTTAGCTGTTTTGAAAGAGCGAAAAAAGGGATACAAACAGCGCAGACCAAGTATGGTCAACCTTGCCTCGGCGACGACTCTTGAGCAATTTCTGCGGAGTGGTTTTGTGGGGACATTCGATTTGCCCGATAGGGTGTTGCAGGAACGGCGTGAGGTTGCCCGGCGCGAGGTTGAAAACGTAATTAAGCTGTTGGAAGAGCAACCCATCGGTGTGCAGATCGGTCTGCTCGTTGATTCTGTTCCGAGCACTCATTTTCAGATTTTCCGCCAATCTGAACGATCCACTCTTTGCCTGAGTCCCTATAAATTGTCGCATTTTCCCAATGTACGGCTTGGCGTGGGCATGCTAACATCTGCCCCCGAAGCACTTGAGTTGCATCAGCAAATGATTACCGAGCTCTGGGGGCCAGCCCTCAAGGGGGGGCGGGCTGCTGATTATCTGCGTAAAATGATGGAAGATTGTAAATAA
- a CDS encoding phosphonoacetaldehyde reductase has protein sequence MITFSGAGSLKQLLAEIRNQKYRKILVVTGKTSFKQSGLKDKIISELQSSELVFFSDFSPNVKFEETGKGYHTIKSSGIEAILAIGGGSVIDMAKTLSLDEDLRQAIRGQVEISRTLPLFCAPTTAGSGSEATHFAVIYMDGQKYSLAHEKLLPDGVAIDPELSSSMPPYLTACSGFDALSQAIESYWAKGATKESREYASKAISMILPYLEKAVLNPDQESRESMAMGAHYAGKAINISKTTAPHAFSYYLTTKYHIPHGHAVAIFTGLFFKINKEAVPSRLYELMNCKTAEECCDLWYEKMKRCGLEFSINKLGIPESVYGRIVEYVNLERLKNNPVNPDKKILLTILTQFFGSV, from the coding sequence ATGATAACATTCAGCGGTGCAGGAAGCCTGAAACAACTTCTGGCCGAAATAAGAAATCAAAAATACCGGAAAATATTAGTAGTAACCGGCAAAACATCATTTAAGCAATCCGGCTTAAAAGACAAAATTATTTCTGAACTCCAAAGCAGCGAGCTTGTCTTTTTTTCCGATTTTTCACCCAATGTAAAATTTGAAGAGACAGGCAAAGGATACCATACAATTAAATCTTCCGGTATTGAAGCCATCTTGGCCATTGGCGGCGGGAGTGTCATTGATATGGCCAAAACATTATCTTTGGACGAAGACTTAAGACAAGCCATTCGAGGGCAAGTAGAAATCAGTAGGACACTACCTCTCTTTTGCGCCCCGACAACAGCAGGTTCGGGCAGTGAAGCCACACATTTTGCTGTCATTTATATGGATGGACAGAAATACTCTCTGGCTCACGAAAAACTTCTTCCTGACGGGGTGGCAATCGATCCGGAACTTAGCTCCTCAATGCCGCCATACCTTACAGCATGTTCTGGATTTGATGCACTCAGTCAGGCTATTGAATCTTATTGGGCCAAAGGGGCGACCAAGGAAAGCCGGGAGTACGCCTCTAAAGCTATTTCCATGATTCTTCCTTACCTTGAAAAAGCCGTCCTCAACCCTGATCAAGAAAGCAGAGAAAGTATGGCTATGGGGGCTCATTATGCAGGAAAAGCCATCAATATAAGCAAAACAACCGCTCCCCACGCCTTTTCATATTATTTAACAACAAAATACCACATCCCACATGGGCATGCCGTGGCAATATTCACAGGCCTGTTTTTCAAAATCAATAAAGAAGCTGTTCCCAGCAGGTTATATGAATTAATGAATTGCAAAACAGCCGAAGAATGCTGTGATCTCTGGTATGAAAAAATGAAGCGGTGCGGCTTGGAGTTCAGCATAAATAAATTGGGAATTCCAGAATCGGTCTACGGCAGAATCGTAGAATACGTCAATCTGGAACGACTTAAAAATAATCCGGTTAATCCGGACAAAAAAATCTTACTGACCATACTTACGCAATTTTTCGGATCCGTTTAG
- a CDS encoding TRAP transporter substrate-binding protein: MKFFGRIVTIVLALCMVMGGVIAANAAKYEARIGHLESPLQPRHKGLEKVAKLVKERTNGEVEFKIFPSSQLGNQRQMNEGVQFGTIEGTISPAAFLGGFNPAVSIMDIPFLLPVDRAKAQELRQGKFGKALLKSFDSRGFKAIATWPNGRKNFTSNKPINSIADYKGQSFRVMDSKILIEQFAAIGASAIALPFGELYTALQNGVVDGEENPLDTIQRMKFYEVQKYLVTSEHGAMEDYVLFNPTYWESLPENYQKIIVDAFMEVMPGVEAHKEQAQQDALEVIKKAGVNVSPLQPADRAAMRELMYPKTKEAYLERAGAEGEKLIKLYEEEYARIVK; the protein is encoded by the coding sequence ATGAAATTTTTCGGACGAATTGTTACAATAGTTCTGGCTTTATGCATGGTCATGGGTGGAGTAATTGCCGCCAATGCCGCCAAATATGAAGCTCGCATCGGTCACCTTGAATCACCTCTCCAGCCCCGTCATAAGGGACTGGAAAAAGTCGCCAAACTCGTTAAAGAACGCACAAACGGCGAAGTGGAATTTAAAATTTTCCCTTCTTCCCAGCTCGGCAACCAGCGCCAGATGAACGAAGGTGTTCAGTTCGGAACCATCGAAGGTACTATTTCTCCAGCTGCTTTTCTCGGCGGATTCAACCCTGCTGTTTCCATCATGGACATCCCTTTCCTGCTTCCTGTCGACCGCGCAAAAGCACAGGAACTGCGTCAGGGAAAATTCGGTAAAGCCCTGCTCAAATCCTTTGATTCCAGAGGATTCAAAGCAATCGCAACATGGCCCAACGGTCGTAAGAACTTTACCTCCAACAAGCCTATCAATTCCATTGCAGACTACAAAGGACAGTCCTTCCGCGTAATGGACTCAAAAATCCTTATCGAACAGTTTGCAGCTATAGGTGCTTCCGCAATCGCCCTGCCTTTCGGCGAACTTTACACCGCCCTGCAGAACGGCGTTGTTGACGGCGAGGAAAACCCCCTCGATACCATCCAGCGCATGAAGTTCTACGAAGTACAGAAATACCTCGTTACTTCCGAACACGGCGCCATGGAAGACTATGTTCTCTTCAACCCCACTTACTGGGAATCCCTTCCTGAAAATTACCAGAAGATCATCGTTGATGCTTTCATGGAAGTAATGCCCGGAGTAGAAGCCCACAAAGAGCAGGCTCAGCAGGACGCTCTTGAAGTCATCAAGAAAGCAGGTGTTAATGTTTCCCCCCTGCAGCCTGCAGACCGCGCTGCCATGCGTGAACTCATGTACCCCAAAACCAAAGAAGCCTACCTTGAGCGCGCTGGTGCTGAAGGCGAAAAGCTTATCAAGCTTTACGAAGAAGAATACGCACGTATTGTAAAATAG
- a CDS encoding Zn-dependent hydrolase has product MMNAMTSNIGGTGSTSPHPVPQTPASLEHLTADAVQLFDDLKELSRDVEGVSRPSYGEAETRAFEMIEKFAQKEGLLTHRDNAANLVIELEKIPSDAEYILIGSHLDSVPQGGNYDGAAGVIAGLLCLTEIKRSGKTPETPVKVIALRGEESAWFGACYLGSKALLGKLEESEQELLQRDDSRPLKEHMAACGADIERIAKGEMLIDTSKIKAFFELHIEQGPVMIARNLPVAAVTGIRGNIRHRRIKCIGEAGHSGAVPRWLRKDAVFATAELITRIDDHWTTILQHGGDLVATCGILCTDPQHHAMSRIPGEVTFSFEARSQYEHTLAAIEALLHSECATITHERRVHFEFDKPVKTPPAVIDQEIVDRINNACIAEGLPVEAIPSGAGHDASLFANAGVSTGMIFVRNRNGSHNPEEEMDMDDFIRGLSVLHRTITEFSS; this is encoded by the coding sequence ATGATGAATGCTATGACCAGTAATATAGGCGGAACAGGCAGCACAAGTCCGCACCCGGTACCCCAGACTCCGGCATCTCTGGAGCATCTTACCGCCGATGCTGTACAGCTCTTTGACGATCTGAAAGAACTCTCACGCGATGTAGAAGGAGTATCCCGTCCTTCGTACGGCGAAGCGGAAACACGAGCCTTTGAGATGATTGAAAAATTCGCTCAAAAAGAAGGATTGCTCACCCACCGCGACAATGCTGCAAACCTTGTCATTGAGTTGGAGAAAATTCCCTCTGACGCAGAATACATCCTCATCGGATCACACCTTGATTCTGTACCTCAGGGTGGAAACTACGATGGAGCCGCCGGTGTTATCGCCGGACTGCTTTGCCTTACGGAAATCAAGCGAAGCGGAAAGACTCCTGAGACTCCGGTAAAAGTCATTGCCCTGCGGGGAGAAGAAAGTGCATGGTTCGGAGCCTGTTACCTCGGCTCCAAAGCCCTGCTCGGCAAACTGGAAGAGTCCGAACAGGAACTCCTTCAGCGCGATGACAGCCGTCCGCTCAAAGAACACATGGCTGCCTGCGGAGCGGATATAGAGCGCATTGCCAAAGGAGAAATGCTCATTGACACCTCAAAGATCAAAGCATTTTTCGAACTGCATATAGAACAGGGGCCGGTAATGATCGCCCGTAACCTCCCGGTTGCTGCTGTGACCGGAATCAGGGGCAATATCCGCCACCGCAGGATCAAATGCATAGGTGAGGCCGGACATTCCGGAGCTGTTCCCCGCTGGTTGCGCAAAGACGCGGTCTTCGCTACCGCGGAACTGATCACCCGTATTGATGACCACTGGACCACCATCCTTCAGCATGGTGGAGATCTTGTAGCAACCTGCGGCATTTTATGTACCGATCCGCAGCATCATGCCATGTCGCGCATTCCCGGTGAAGTGACTTTCAGTTTCGAAGCCCGCAGCCAATACGAACATACCCTTGCGGCCATTGAGGCCCTGCTCCACTCGGAGTGCGCCACCATCACCCATGAACGCAGGGTACATTTTGAATTTGACAAACCGGTTAAGACTCCGCCTGCTGTTATTGATCAGGAAATTGTGGATCGTATAAACAATGCTTGCATTGCGGAAGGCTTACCTGTAGAAGCAATTCCAAGTGGAGCAGGACACGATGCCTCGCTCTTCGCCAACGCGGGTGTTTCTACAGGCATGATTTTCGTACGCAACCGCAACGGCTCCCACAACCCGGAAGAAGAAATGGATATGGATGATTTTATCCGGGGCCTTTCTGTACTGCACCGCACAATTACGGAGTTCAGCTCATGA
- a CDS encoding TRAP transporter small permease produces MRKLLGSLLGGIRIIERVLIISINLIMVGLYTFNVLVRETMPQYSSTFAWIDEATRLLMVWAVFIALGLALERGRQVAVTTLFEKMPELPRKAVSILINLTGTVFSCYLVWLGVALVKFVMRTGQLSPTLGLPMYWLYIAPTIGFGLLALRYLLELLNINDRHTRPIATITK; encoded by the coding sequence ATGCGTAAATTACTGGGATCCCTGCTTGGAGGGATACGTATAATAGAAAGGGTGCTGATCATTTCCATCAACCTGATCATGGTCGGCCTGTATACCTTTAATGTTCTTGTCAGGGAAACAATGCCCCAATACTCCAGTACCTTCGCATGGATTGATGAAGCCACCAGACTGCTCATGGTCTGGGCCGTTTTTATCGCCCTCGGCCTTGCCCTTGAAAGGGGCCGTCAAGTGGCAGTAACCACGCTTTTCGAAAAAATGCCCGAATTGCCCCGCAAGGCGGTCAGCATTCTGATCAACCTTACCGGGACTGTTTTCAGCTGCTATCTGGTCTGGCTTGGTGTCGCCCTTGTTAAATTCGTAATGCGCACCGGACAGCTCAGCCCGACTCTCGGACTACCCATGTACTGGCTCTACATAGCGCCCACCATCGGTTTCGGACTGCTGGCGCTTCGCTACCTGCTCGAACTTTTAAACATCAATGACCGCCACACACGGCCCATCGCCACTATTACAAAGTAG
- the pyrC gene encoding dihydroorotase: MNTEITIIRPDDWHLHLRDGEMLAAVLPSSAKIYGRAIIMPNLVTPITTAEQAEEYRKRIIAVRPEESHFEPLMTCYLTDSTSADELHTAFAVQAFHAVKLFPAGATTNSDNGVTDIKKVYPVLEAMQEIGLPLSVHGEVVDPEVDVFDREAVFIERVLEPVRKRFPELKIVFEHLTSKDGVDYVLEQDKNMVATITPHHLLLTRNDLFKGGMNPYMYCLPVAKTFEDREAVRKAAVSGDERFFLGTDSAPHPARAKEKAGAAAGIFNAPTSIGYVTQVFDELNALDKLEGFTSIYGARFYGFSTNGSTITLAKQEEAVEMDWQIKVGADIVKIFKPDTPLFWDMVD; encoded by the coding sequence ATGAACACTGAAATAACCATCATAAGACCTGATGACTGGCACCTTCACCTGCGTGATGGCGAGATGCTTGCGGCAGTACTCCCTTCCAGTGCAAAGATTTACGGTCGGGCCATTATCATGCCCAATCTGGTGACTCCGATAACTACAGCTGAACAGGCAGAAGAATACCGCAAGCGTATCATTGCAGTGAGACCGGAAGAATCACACTTCGAACCGCTCATGACCTGCTACCTGACCGATTCCACTTCCGCGGATGAACTTCATACAGCTTTTGCAGTTCAGGCTTTTCATGCTGTAAAACTTTTTCCTGCCGGGGCAACCACCAACTCCGATAACGGAGTTACCGACATCAAAAAGGTTTACCCCGTGCTGGAGGCCATGCAGGAAATCGGCTTGCCCCTTTCCGTACACGGTGAAGTTGTAGACCCGGAAGTGGATGTTTTTGACCGGGAAGCTGTATTCATCGAGCGGGTACTGGAGCCGGTTCGCAAAAGATTTCCCGAACTCAAAATCGTATTCGAACACCTGACCAGCAAGGACGGGGTTGATTACGTGCTGGAGCAGGATAAAAATATGGTTGCCACCATAACCCCGCACCACCTGCTGCTGACCCGCAATGATCTTTTCAAAGGCGGCATGAATCCATACATGTACTGCCTGCCTGTAGCCAAAACATTTGAAGACCGCGAGGCCGTGCGCAAAGCAGCTGTTTCCGGTGATGAAAGGTTTTTTCTCGGCACTGACTCCGCCCCCCATCCGGCCCGTGCAAAGGAAAAAGCAGGCGCTGCTGCAGGTATTTTCAATGCCCCCACTTCAATAGGATATGTAACCCAGGTATTTGACGAGCTTAATGCTCTGGACAAACTCGAAGGGTTTACTTCAATATATGGTGCCAGATTTTACGGTTTTTCCACCAATGGCAGCACTATTACCTTAGCCAAACAGGAAGAAGCCGTCGAAATGGACTGGCAGATCAAAGTCGGTGCTGATATCGTAAAGATATTCAAGCCCGACACTCCCTTATTTTGGGATATGGTTGATTGA
- a CDS encoding orotate phosphoribosyltransferase, with amino-acid sequence MVPTSFPDNETIAEITAKMLIEVEAVHFRADEPFKFTSGWASPVYIDCRKLISFPRVRNTLMDFGASIILRECGFESIDCVAGGETAGIPFAAWLSDRLMLPMQYVRKKPKGFGRDAQIEGDFSEGSKVLLVEDLTTDGRSKINFAQALRHAGAEVTHTFVLFHYGIFPKTKETLAAAGLEMLSLATWWDILNVAKKEKYFDSKSLDEVEKFLNNPVEWSAAHGGISTYPE; translated from the coding sequence ATGGTTCCCACCAGCTTTCCCGACAATGAGACCATCGCTGAAATCACAGCGAAGATGCTTATTGAAGTAGAAGCAGTTCACTTCCGAGCAGATGAACCCTTCAAGTTCACCTCCGGCTGGGCCAGCCCGGTCTACATTGACTGCCGCAAACTTATTTCCTTCCCCCGCGTCCGTAATACCTTGATGGATTTCGGCGCATCCATAATCCTGCGTGAATGCGGTTTTGAATCCATCGACTGCGTTGCCGGCGGTGAAACCGCAGGCATTCCTTTTGCCGCATGGCTTTCCGACCGCCTCATGCTGCCCATGCAGTACGTACGTAAAAAACCCAAAGGATTTGGCCGTGACGCCCAGATCGAAGGTGATTTTTCAGAAGGTTCCAAAGTCCTGCTGGTTGAAGACCTGACCACCGACGGTCGCAGCAAGATCAACTTCGCACAGGCCCTGCGCCATGCCGGAGCGGAAGTAACTCACACCTTCGTACTCTTCCACTACGGCATCTTCCCCAAGACCAAGGAAACCCTGGCTGCAGCCGGACTTGAAATGCTCTCTCTCGCAACATGGTGGGATATCCTCAATGTTGCCAAGAAGGAAAAGTACTTCGACAGCAAGTCCCTTGATGAAGTAGAAAAATTCCTCAACAACCCTGTTGAGTGGTCCGCCGCTCACGGTGGAATCTCTACTTACCCTGAGTAA
- the aepY gene encoding phosphonopyruvate decarboxylase, which produces MIDPLFFLEICKEKGFSSFYGVPDSTLKHFCTAATDDEELKHTICVNEGAAVGAAIGYHLSTAGVPVVYMQNSGLGNAVNPLTSLVAKEIYSIPMLLVIGWRGEPGVKDEPQHKFQGRITCEMLQNLEIPFSVIDENSEIEAELFKAVSFFQNHDSPYAMLIKKGTFSEYTAKKNSTGKAYPLSRQKTVECIVKAQTENTVIVATTGMASRELFHTRKENEISHGTDFLTVGGMGHASSIALGIAANSPDKKVICLDGDGACLMHLGAMATIGSSGINNLIHIVINNGEHGSTGGQPTVAREIDLCEIARACGYSTAARVESEETLDKKLAEAENLCFLEVMTNNSKSKDIGRPTSTPLENKKMFMENFR; this is translated from the coding sequence ATGATTGATCCCCTTTTTTTTCTAGAAATATGCAAAGAGAAAGGTTTCAGCTCATTTTACGGAGTCCCGGACTCCACATTGAAGCATTTCTGTACTGCAGCAACTGATGATGAGGAATTAAAGCACACTATATGCGTAAACGAAGGTGCCGCCGTCGGTGCTGCCATCGGTTACCATCTGTCCACCGCCGGAGTCCCGGTAGTATATATGCAGAATTCAGGGTTGGGGAATGCGGTTAATCCACTTACGTCGCTGGTTGCGAAAGAAATATACTCAATCCCCATGCTGCTTGTGATCGGCTGGAGAGGCGAACCCGGTGTTAAAGATGAACCGCAGCACAAATTTCAGGGTAGAATAACCTGTGAAATGCTGCAGAATCTCGAGATACCTTTCTCTGTTATCGACGAAAATTCAGAGATTGAAGCAGAACTTTTCAAGGCAGTTTCTTTCTTCCAAAACCATGATTCGCCCTATGCCATGCTGATAAAAAAAGGGACTTTCTCCGAGTACACGGCAAAGAAGAACAGTACAGGCAAGGCCTATCCGCTGAGCAGGCAAAAGACAGTTGAATGCATTGTTAAAGCCCAAACTGAAAATACTGTGATTGTCGCCACTACCGGCATGGCTTCCCGAGAACTCTTTCATACCAGAAAAGAAAACGAAATTTCACACGGGACCGATTTTCTTACAGTAGGCGGCATGGGGCATGCTTCATCCATTGCCTTAGGAATAGCGGCCAATTCCCCAGACAAAAAAGTAATCTGCCTTGATGGTGACGGGGCCTGCCTCATGCACCTTGGGGCAATGGCAACAATCGGTTCAAGCGGTATAAACAATCTGATCCACATTGTAATCAACAATGGAGAGCACGGTTCTACCGGCGGACAACCGACAGTTGCCAGAGAAATTGACCTGTGTGAGATAGCCAGAGCGTGCGGGTACTCTACAGCAGCGAGGGTTGAGTCAGAAGAAACACTCGACAAGAAACTGGCTGAAGCTGAAAATCTTTGTTTCCTGGAGGTTATGACCAATAACTCCAAATCAAAAGACATTGGCAGGCCGACCAGTACTCCATTGGAAAACAAAAAAATGTTTATGGAAAATTTCCGATGA